In the Flavobacterium pallidum genome, one interval contains:
- a CDS encoding M12 family metallo-peptidase has translation MKKTILLLLMGFSVFSQTGKVAEDILKLQKEHVVFAHYAPFSINPNPASAEFTKTVDNATIATLDASVTMQIMAENKEYIELDVPYNNTVITISLYKTDVFAEGFELRTSDAPDAKKTIEKGHFYRGIIKGDVHSLVSFNFFKDQMNGIISGHQFRNIVVNKLNIKGNTTDYIVYSDAKLKLDNSFKCAVTEKDLKEIPANTQNRNTLSNRCVTVYFEIDYDMYLANGSDVVQTNVWMTSAFNNVQTLYNNDGISVAIKSIYVWTTPDPYLGDASWQYLQQFHAQRPVFNGDVGQLVGIDSGLGGVAAVVDGLCSGNNYSYSDVYFDFNTVPVMSWTIEVITHELGHLLGSPHTHGCYWNGDGTAIDGCATTANPAYAEGNCPIGDVPLPEVGGTIMSYCHLLEGVGINFANGFGPQPAARILQNVNASTCLSSNCINTCISQINNLNVTNVTYTSAELTWTDADTTNTSWEVSVSTYPYQPVTWIPVGTNDYIVTGLSPNTSYDICVRSACSAGLEAVSKCYYLTTAADFCAGQPFVDSGGLDHNYSDYEDWTRTVFPTDPNDKVKVTFNSIAIEDGWDYLYIFNGPNIESDMLAAITGFDVVGPFESTDASGALTFQFDADTNTNLAGWDGAFSCLDLGTSGNSLIDYSYYPNPTTGILNIKSKNEIQSIAIYSLDGKLLDQFNEKQFDAKVDLSSYATGTYVCSLQFEQTSTSFKVVRK, from the coding sequence ATGAAAAAAACAATACTTCTGCTTTTGATGGGCTTTTCTGTTTTTTCCCAAACCGGAAAAGTCGCTGAAGATATACTGAAACTGCAAAAAGAACACGTCGTATTTGCACATTACGCTCCATTTTCGATAAATCCAAATCCTGCTTCGGCTGAGTTTACCAAAACAGTAGATAACGCTACAATAGCAACTTTGGATGCCTCAGTGACCATGCAGATCATGGCTGAAAACAAGGAATATATTGAGCTTGATGTTCCTTATAATAATACCGTAATTACAATATCCTTATACAAAACGGATGTATTTGCAGAAGGTTTCGAATTGCGCACGAGCGATGCGCCTGATGCAAAAAAGACTATTGAAAAAGGGCATTTTTACCGAGGCATCATCAAAGGCGATGTGCATTCCCTGGTATCTTTTAACTTTTTCAAGGACCAGATGAATGGTATTATTTCAGGGCATCAATTCCGGAATATCGTAGTGAATAAGCTCAATATCAAAGGCAATACCACAGATTACATTGTCTATTCGGATGCCAAATTAAAACTTGACAACTCCTTTAAATGTGCCGTAACGGAAAAGGATTTAAAGGAAATTCCTGCGAATACACAAAATAGGAATACGCTCTCAAACCGTTGTGTGACCGTTTATTTTGAAATCGACTACGACATGTATCTTGCCAATGGAAGCGATGTTGTACAAACCAACGTCTGGATGACTTCCGCATTCAATAATGTACAGACACTTTACAACAATGACGGCATCAGCGTTGCGATTAAATCCATTTATGTCTGGACCACGCCTGATCCTTACCTCGGTGATGCTTCCTGGCAATACCTGCAGCAATTTCATGCGCAACGACCGGTTTTTAACGGAGATGTCGGACAGCTTGTAGGGATCGACAGCGGGCTTGGCGGTGTAGCTGCCGTAGTAGATGGTTTATGCTCTGGTAACAATTACAGTTATTCTGATGTTTATTTTGATTTCAATACCGTCCCTGTAATGTCATGGACGATCGAAGTGATTACACATGAATTGGGCCATCTTTTGGGATCCCCGCATACACACGGCTGTTACTGGAATGGAGATGGTACTGCCATTGATGGTTGTGCCACAACTGCAAATCCGGCCTATGCGGAAGGCAATTGCCCCATCGGCGATGTCCCACTGCCTGAAGTTGGCGGGACGATTATGAGCTATTGCCATTTACTGGAAGGCGTCGGGATTAACTTTGCCAATGGTTTCGGGCCGCAGCCTGCTGCAAGGATCCTTCAGAATGTAAATGCTTCCACTTGTCTCAGCAGTAATTGCATCAATACATGTATTTCACAAATCAACAACCTGAATGTCACCAACGTCACCTATACATCAGCCGAGCTTACATGGACCGATGCGGACACGACGAATACGTCATGGGAAGTGTCAGTATCAACCTATCCTTACCAGCCCGTTACATGGATTCCTGTGGGCACCAACGATTACATTGTCACAGGGCTTTCTCCGAACACCTCATACGATATCTGTGTGCGCAGCGCCTGTTCGGCAGGGCTTGAGGCGGTATCGAAATGCTATTATTTAACTACTGCGGCCGATTTCTGTGCAGGACAGCCATTTGTAGATTCTGGCGGACTGGATCATAATTATTCCGATTATGAGGATTGGACCAGGACTGTTTTTCCTACAGACCCGAATGATAAGGTTAAAGTAACATTTAACAGCATTGCCATAGAAGACGGCTGGGATTACCTGTATATTTTTAACGGACCGAATATAGAATCGGATATGTTGGCTGCCATTACCGGATTCGATGTCGTAGGCCCTTTTGAATCGACAGATGCGTCCGGAGCACTCACATTCCAGTTTGATGCCGACACCAATACAAATCTTGCAGGCTGGGATGGTGCTTTCAGTTGCCTTGATCTCGGAACTTCAGGAAATAGCCTGATCGATTATTCGTACTACCCGAACCCAACGACCGGAATCCTCAATATCAAATCCAAAAATGAAATCCAGTCCATCGCTATTTACAGCCTCGACGGAAAACTCCTTGACCAGTTCAACGAAAAGCAATTTGATGCTAAGGTCGATTTGTCCTCCTACGCAACCGGAACATATGTCTGCTCACTGCAGTTCGAACAAACTTCCACCTCATTCAAAGTGGTCAGGAAATAA
- the fumC gene encoding class II fumarate hydratase, with protein sequence MEFRIEKDTMGEVKVPADKYWGAQTERSRNNFKIGASASMPLEIVRGFAYLKKAAAYANHDLGVLSKEKRDAIGQVCDEILEGKLDDEFPLVIWQTGSGTQSNMNVNEVIANRAQVLAGFKIGEGEAVVKANDDVNKSQSSNDTFPTGMHIAAYKAAVEITIPGVEKLKNTLDAKAAAYMNVVKIGRTHLMDATPLTLGQEISGYAAQLGYGLKALKNTLSHLSELALGGTAVGTGLNTPEGYDVKVAQYIAEFTGHPFVTAPNKFEALASHDAIVEAHGALKQLAVSLNKIANDVRMLASGPRSGIGEIIIPENEPGSSIMPGKVNPTQCEALTMVCAQVMGNDVAISVGGMQGHYELNVFKPVMAANFLQSARLLGDACVSFDEHCAQGIEPNYTRIKELVDNSLMLVTALNTKIGYYKAAEIAQTAHKNGTTLKDEAVRLGYVSAEDFDAWVKPEDMVGSLK encoded by the coding sequence ATGGAATTCAGGATAGAAAAAGACACTATGGGCGAGGTAAAAGTACCCGCTGACAAATATTGGGGCGCCCAGACAGAGCGTTCAAGGAATAACTTTAAGATTGGCGCTTCGGCTTCGATGCCTCTGGAAATCGTACGCGGTTTTGCTTACCTGAAGAAAGCTGCTGCGTATGCGAACCACGATCTTGGCGTATTGTCAAAAGAAAAACGCGATGCCATCGGTCAGGTTTGCGACGAAATCCTGGAAGGAAAACTCGACGACGAATTCCCTTTGGTCATCTGGCAAACCGGTTCAGGAACGCAAAGCAACATGAACGTAAACGAAGTGATTGCAAACCGCGCGCAGGTTTTGGCAGGATTCAAGATCGGCGAAGGCGAAGCGGTCGTAAAAGCAAACGACGACGTGAACAAGTCGCAATCGTCAAACGATACCTTCCCAACAGGAATGCACATCGCCGCTTACAAAGCAGCTGTTGAAATTACCATTCCGGGTGTAGAGAAACTGAAAAATACTTTAGACGCAAAAGCGGCAGCATACATGAACGTCGTTAAAATCGGACGTACGCACCTCATGGATGCCACACCCTTAACGTTAGGCCAGGAAATCTCAGGTTATGCGGCACAACTTGGCTACGGACTGAAGGCTTTAAAAAATACGCTTTCTCATTTATCTGAACTTGCCCTGGGCGGAACTGCAGTAGGAACCGGATTGAATACTCCGGAAGGATATGATGTGAAAGTGGCGCAATATATCGCTGAATTTACAGGGCATCCTTTCGTCACCGCACCAAATAAATTTGAAGCATTGGCATCTCATGACGCCATTGTTGAAGCGCATGGTGCTTTAAAACAACTGGCTGTTTCGCTGAACAAGATTGCAAATGATGTACGCATGCTTGCTTCAGGCCCGCGTTCAGGCATCGGGGAAATCATAATCCCTGAAAACGAACCGGGTTCGTCCATCATGCCGGGTAAAGTAAACCCAACGCAATGCGAAGCCCTGACTATGGTTTGCGCACAGGTTATGGGTAATGATGTTGCCATTTCAGTGGGTGGCATGCAGGGTCATTATGAACTGAATGTGTTCAAGCCGGTGATGGCTGCCAACTTCCTGCAATCGGCAAGGTTGCTGGGTGATGCGTGCGTATCATTCGACGAGCACTGTGCACAGGGAATTGAACCAAATTATACAAGAATAAAGGAATTGGTCGACAATTCACTGATGCTGGTTACGGCATTAAACACCAAAATCGGATATTATAAAGCTGCTGAAATTGCACAGACAGCGCATAAAAACGGTACCACTTTAAAGGATGAAGCGGTGCGTTTGGGTTACGTTTCTGCGGAAGATTTTGATGCCTGGGTAAAACCGGAAGATATGGTGGGAAGCCTGAAATAA